Proteins encoded in a region of the Mycolicibacterium duvalii genome:
- the ehuA gene encoding ectoine/hydroxyectoine ABC transporter ATP-binding protein EhuA codes for MVRFADVVKRFGDKTVLDGMNFTVAPGERVTLIGPSGSGKTTILRLLMTLERVTDGVIWVDGQPLTHQQRGEKLVPASEKYLRRVRRRIGMVFQQFNLFPNMTVIENVIEAPVSVLGLSKDEARTRGTELLDRVGMADFVDAHPTRLSGGQQQRVAIARALAMSPDILLLDEVTSALDPELVVDVLDVLRDIAEDTDITMLIVTHEMRFARDVSDRVLMFDNGVIVEDGPPSKIFNDPEHERTRTFLRAVLEER; via the coding sequence ACGGGATGAACTTCACCGTCGCGCCCGGGGAGCGCGTCACCCTGATCGGCCCGTCCGGCTCCGGCAAGACCACGATCCTGCGGCTGCTGATGACCCTGGAGCGGGTCACCGACGGGGTGATCTGGGTCGACGGTCAGCCGCTGACCCACCAGCAGCGCGGCGAGAAGTTGGTGCCGGCCTCGGAGAAATACCTGCGGCGGGTGCGCCGCCGCATCGGCATGGTGTTCCAGCAGTTCAACCTGTTCCCGAACATGACGGTCATCGAGAACGTCATAGAGGCACCGGTGTCGGTGCTGGGTCTGAGCAAGGACGAAGCACGCACCCGCGGCACCGAACTCCTCGACCGCGTCGGCATGGCCGACTTCGTCGACGCGCACCCCACCCGGCTGTCAGGCGGGCAACAACAGCGGGTGGCGATCGCCAGGGCGCTGGCGATGTCGCCCGACATCCTGCTGCTCGACGAGGTGACCTCGGCACTGGATCCCGAGCTCGTCGTCGACGTGCTCGACGTGCTGCGCGACATCGCCGAGGACACCGACATCACCATGTTGATCGTCACCCACGAAATGCGCTTCGCCCGAGACGTTTCCGACCGGGTGCTGATGTTCGACAACGGCGTCATCGTCGAAGACGGTCCGCCGTCGAAGATCTTCAACGATCCCGAGCACGAACGCACCCGCACATTCCTGCGGGCGGTGCTCGAGGAGCGGTGA